Below is a window of Acidobacteriota bacterium DNA.
GGGTGTGGCCGGAGTACCCGACGTTTGCCGGCTACTTTGATCTGGAGACCGACAACCGCAAGGCCGTGTCCTTCCATGTTGCCCCAAGCATGGGTACCGACCGAGGCGGCACCTGGTGGTCAAACCACTTCTGCACCCATTACCGTCCGCGCAGCAACCTGGAATTCGGCCTCGGAGCCACTTACCACCGTACGAACAACGGCACCATCTGGGTGACGAACGTCGGTGACAGGTCGCTGTTCGGGGATCTTGACAAGGACCAGATTTCACTTAGCGCGTCGGCCGGTGTTGTTCTCAACAGGAACCTGACGCTCCAGTTGTCGGCCGTGGGACTTATCGCCGGGCTTGACTACGGCAACTACCGGTATTACGAGGGTGATAATGAATACTCCGATCCCGTAGCGGGGGTTGATGCTGACTACAATTACTCGGCGCTGAACTCCACCATGCTGATTAGGTGGGAGTATCATCCGGGCAGCACGCTGTACCTGGTCTGGACACGGGCGCGTTCCGAGGTTGCCGGCGATGTCAACGATCTCGATTTCTCGCGCGATTTTGAAAGGTTCTTCTCGCGCGGCTCCGAGAATCTGTTTCTGGTCAAGACCAGCTACTGGCTGAACATTTAGGCCTGGGCGTTCCCTCGGGACCAGACGGAAACCTGATGCCCCTGTCCGCGTACGGGCAGGGGCATCGTCATGACTACTGGTCAGCCGGAGGCTTGACCGGCGACCACTCGCCGAAAGCCTCCGCCACGATCTTGCATCTTCCGGTTGAAGTCCACACCTCGTTGGCGTTGTAACCCCATGCAAGGTACTCCGACCCGCCTCCGCCGGTGGTGGTGATGAGAAACCGATTGTTCAGGTGTCCGAAATAGTCCGCTCTGGTCGAGGGCGACTCGGAATCGCCGCCGGACGGATCCACCGGCATCCAGCCATAGCCGGGCAGGTAAACCTCGACCCAGCGGTGGTAGACGTCGTCCCACGATGCGTCGTCCCCCCGGATGACCACCGATCCGGCGTAACGTGCCGGGAGACCGGCGGCGCGACACATGGATATGTACACGAAAGTGTACTCGGAGCAGGAACCGTTCCCGCGTTCCAGGACGGTGGGGGCGATGTTCCAGCCGCCCACGCGTTCATATTCCAGGTGCTCGATCAGGTAGTTGTATATCTTCCGCGCGATCCAGTACGGGTTAGTTTCATCGCCGAGCGCGGCCTTGAGCGCCTTCTGGATGATGGGATTGTCCTTTGAGAACTTGGTATCGTCGATTAGATAGGCCTCTCGGATCTCCGGCGGTATGTCGTCCAGTTTGCCGACTTTGTCGGGAAAGACGAAGTATCGCGTCTCGTACAGTTTTGCTTCGGCCAGCATCGTCACGTTGGTGAACCGGGCCGGCCCCAGGTCGGTAAAGCGGAAATGGGCGACTTTCTGTCCCCACTTGTCGGTCAGGATGTCCTCGGGCTCCGGATCGAACGTCACCGGCCCGACCAGTTCCTGGTTGTCGAGGTTGTGAGGCACGGCCAGGTAGACGTCGAGCGTGTTGAGCGTGCCGGGGCCGTAGTTCCTGACCTGGTGAACAAACTCGACCTGTTCGTGTTTTTCGTTCGACCGCGAAAGCTTCGTGCCGTCGTCGACGACGAGCTTGTAGATCAGGTCGGTTTCGTAGTCGACGCTCCACAAGTTTGCGCCGTCGTAAGTCAACCCGGCGCCGTGCGGCCCGGGGGCCTTGAGGCTGACAATGACGTCCCCCTTGTCCGGGGTGACCATGTAGATCATGTCCTTGTATCGGTCCGAAACCCAGAGGTACGTGCCGTCATAGGCCAGGCCGCCCGGGTGGGATGACGGTGCGGGAATCGATACGATGGTGGTGCCGTCTTCGCTGCTGATCTGATGGATCTGGTCGCCGCCGTCGTCGGAAATCCACAGGTACCCGTCCCCCCAGGCCAGATCACCGGGGGCCGAGATCGGGCAGTAAATCGTCTGTTCCACGATCCGCGTTTCGGGGTTGATGGCAAAGATGAGTCCCTCGCCGCCGTCCACGCACCAGAGGCGCGCCCCGTCCCAGGTCAGCCCGACCGGTATGTATCCGGGCGCCGGCAGGGAGTCCACCACCTTGCCGTCCGCCGGTGTGATCTTGTAAATCATGTCACTCTTCCGGTCGGCGTTCCACAGGTACGTGCCGTCGAAACACAGTCCCTGCGGGCAGCTGAGCGGTACGGGGAAAGTCTGCACCGTGTCGCCGGGGGCGGCGAAGCCCACCTGCCCAAACAGCAGGGCGCACAAGAGCATGCACCCGGTACTGATCGTTCTATGCATCAAAGCCTCCTCCTGGTTGGTTCGGTCGATTTCAACCCTTTCCTGGGAATGTCAGTGTATGCCTGCAGCGTCTACAATTCATGGCAATGGCGGCCTCGGCGGGATGCTCGTACTCGTGGCACGAGTCCATTAAGTTAGCAGAATCACCCGGCATGTCAAGTCAAAGCCGGGGATTCGACGGCGTCGAGGTAAGCAGAATCGCCGGTGGGGGAAGGGCCGGGCGGCCCGCGGGGAGCCGTAATAAATGTGGACTGAAGGCACCAGAACGGGACCGGGGAGCACCGATTTTGTTAAAGATCGGTTGACAGAACAAACCGAAACCTGTTATTTTCGTGGTCCAAATAGCCGTTCAGTCGCGGGTTAGTGCCGCACTGGGATAATACTGAAGGAGAGCGTAACTGTGAGTCCTCTCGTTATCGTCATCATTGCCGTCGTGATCGTGGTCGCGGCGATTGTCGTAGTTGTCCTGAAGAACTACCGGAAAGTGGGGCCCAACGAGGTGCTGATCATCTCGGGTGGCAGAAAGCGCACGGTGACTCTGCCCGATGGCGCGACGCGAGAGGTGGGGTACAGGTTCCGGATTGGCGGAGGCACGTTTGTCAAGCCGTTTATCGAGCAGGCCGAGATTCTGCCTCTGGAGATAATCCCCATGGACATCCAGGTGGCTGATGCCATCTCGACAAATGGTATTCGCTGCACTTTCAAGGGTACGGCGGAGGTCAAGATTGCCGGAGACGAGGGCTCCATTCACCTTGCCGCTGAGCAGTTCCTGGGCAAGCCGCTGACCGATATTCGTGACGTGGCGCTTCGCACGCTGGAGGGATCGACGCGGGCGCTGATCGGTACTATGAACCTTGAATCCATCAACAGGAACCGTAAGGACTTCGCCGGCAAGGTATTCCAGGACGTTAGCGCCTATTTTACCAACATGGGTCTCAAACTCCTGTCGTACAACCTCAAGGAGATTACTGACCCCTCCGGCTACCTGGAAGCCCTTGGCAAGCCGCGCATCGTCGAGGCCCAGCGCGACGCCGAGGTAGCCGAGGCACAGGCTGCCCGCGACGCTATAATCAAGTCGGCCGAGGCAAAAAAGGAAGGGGACATCGCCAAGATTCTCGCCGAAACGAAGGTTGCTGAGGCTCACCAGGATTCTGAATCGAAACGGGCTGAGTTGCAAAAGGAACTCAATCGCAAAAAGGCCGACGCCGACTTCGCATACGAACTCGAACGCCACAAGCTTAACCAGGAGCTGAAAGCTGAAGAGGCCAAAGTAAGGCTCATCGAAAAGGAATCGGCTATCGAACTGGAGAAGCGGGAAATCGAGCGTGTGGAGCAGGAGCTTCAGGCCAGAGTTCGTAAGCCGGCCGAAGCGGAACAGTTCCGCGTGGAAGCCGAGGCCAAGGGCATGGCCGAGGCCAAACGGATTCAGGGGCTGATCGAGGCCGAACTGATCGAAAAGGTGGGTGAAGCCGAAGCTGACGCGTTGCGCAGGAAGGGGGAGTCATGGAACAGCTATTCTCAGCCGGCCCTGCTTCAGATGATATTCGAAAAGCTGCCTGAACTGGCCAGGGAAATGGCCGCACCCATGTCAAAAGTTGACAAAATCGTGCTGGTCTCAAGCGATGGCAAGCTGGGGACTTCCAAGATTACCGGTGAGCTGGCGGCGATGATGAGCCAGTTGCCCACAGTGGTCAAGGAACTATCCGGGTTCGACCTGGAGGGCTGGCTGAAAAAGCTGGCTGACGGGACGAAGCAGGAGAAAGCCAGGGTGTCAGGCAAGCCGTCGACGACGAGCAATCCGGACAAGGGATAAGCGATGATTTCCAACAGGATCGGCCGGCTGGAGCTATCCCCCACCCTTCGTATCAACGCCAAGGCCAGGGCCATGACGGCCGAGGGAATTGACGTTATTGATTTTTCCGTGGGGGAACCGGATTTTCCGACTCCGGCCGATATCAAGGATGCCGGCAAGCAAGCCATTGACGCCGACTTCACCAAGTACACCGCCAACGACGGGATCCCCGAACTCAAGGACGCTATCAGGGCGAGGATGAAGGCGGACCACGGGCTGGAGTACGGCCGCAATGAAATAATCGTTTCCTCGGGGGCCAAGCAAAGCCTGTACAACCTGTTTGTCTCGATTCTCAACCGGGACGAGGAGGTGGTCATTCCGGCCCCATACTGGGTTTCTTACCCCCAGCAGGTGCTGTTGGTCAAGGGCAAGCCGGTAATCGTCCGGACGCGAGAGGAGAATGGTTTTCGCATCACGCCGGAGGAGTTGAAGGCCAACATCAACTTCAACACCAAGGCCCTGATATTGAACAATCCCAGCAATCCGACCGGTTCGGCGTACACCCGTGACCAGTTGCTGGAACTCTGCGAAACTGCGGTCGCCGAAGGCTTGCTGATCGTAGCCGATGAAGTCTACGAGAACATCATTTACGACAGCTACCGGTTTTATTCCGTGGCGTCGCTCGGGGACAAGATCAGGGAGAAGAGCGTAATTATCAACGGCGTCTCGAAATCATACTCCATGACGGGTTGGCGGATCGGCTACGCGGCCGGGCCGCGCGAGATCATCGCGGCCATGAACATCGTGCAGTCTCACACCACCTCCAACGCCAACTCGATTGCCCAGAAGGCCGCGGCGGAGGCGCTTTCGGGTCATCGGGCTGAGATCAATCGCATGGTGGCGGAGTTTCAGACCCGCCGCAACTGCATGCTGGCCAAACTTCGGCGCATACCGGGCATCTCGTGCTACGAGCCGCAGGGGGCGTTTTACCTGTTTCCGAACGCCTCGACTTATTACAACACCGAACACGGTGGTATGAAGATACGCAACTCGTACGGCCTGGCCTACTACCTGCTCAAGGAGGCGGGCGTAGCCGTCGTGCCGGGCAGCGCGTTTGGTGCCGAGGAGAATATCCGCCTGTCGTACGCGACGTCGATGGACAACATCGAGGAAGGTACGGAACGGATTATAGAGGCCATGTCCAGGCTGAAGGAGTCGCCGAAGTACAAGCGGGTCGCACTGCAGAACGTCATGACCCATCCTCGCGCAGCCACCAAAGCCGAGACGGCCGTATCGCTCGAGGAGCGGGATGCGCTCGTGCAGGAGGCCGAGGCGGCCCTGCCGTATGACCGCTATTTCGAGTGGAACGCCAACATCAACGGCATCATTATTCAACTGCGAACCAACGTCCCGCACCTGTATGACTTCTGGGTCGAGAACTGGTACCCGGCGCAGTTGGAATCCGACCTGGAACCGCACGGGGTCATCTACGCGGTCGATGGTGTTCCCGGGCGAACGCCGTACGCCTACTACAACCCCGACATGAAGACGGCGGTTCTGTTCAACACCTCGTACTATGGGCAGGTCCGGAACTGGGCGCTGGCCATGGTGGCCCAGGCAAGTGAGCGCCTGCTTGACGTGCACGGG
It encodes the following:
- a CDS encoding transglutaminase domain-containing protein, which encodes MHRTISTGCMLLCALLFGQVGFAAPGDTVQTFPVPLSCPQGLCFDGTYLWNADRKSDMIYKITPADGKVVDSLPAPGYIPVGLTWDGARLWCVDGGEGLIFAINPETRIVEQTIYCPISAPGDLAWGDGYLWISDDGGDQIHQISSEDGTTIVSIPAPSSHPGGLAYDGTYLWVSDRYKDMIYMVTPDKGDVIVSLKAPGPHGAGLTYDGANLWSVDYETDLIYKLVVDDGTKLSRSNEKHEQVEFVHQVRNYGPGTLNTLDVYLAVPHNLDNQELVGPVTFDPEPEDILTDKWGQKVAHFRFTDLGPARFTNVTMLAEAKLYETRYFVFPDKVGKLDDIPPEIREAYLIDDTKFSKDNPIIQKALKAALGDETNPYWIARKIYNYLIEHLEYERVGGWNIAPTVLERGNGSCSEYTFVYISMCRAAGLPARYAGSVVIRGDDASWDDVYHRWVEVYLPGYGWMPVDPSGGDSESPSTRADYFGHLNNRFLITTTGGGGSEYLAWGYNANEVWTSTGRCKIVAEAFGEWSPVKPPADQ
- a CDS encoding pyridoxal phosphate-dependent aminotransferase, with protein sequence MISNRIGRLELSPTLRINAKARAMTAEGIDVIDFSVGEPDFPTPADIKDAGKQAIDADFTKYTANDGIPELKDAIRARMKADHGLEYGRNEIIVSSGAKQSLYNLFVSILNRDEEVVIPAPYWVSYPQQVLLVKGKPVIVRTREENGFRITPEELKANINFNTKALILNNPSNPTGSAYTRDQLLELCETAVAEGLLIVADEVYENIIYDSYRFYSVASLGDKIREKSVIINGVSKSYSMTGWRIGYAAGPREIIAAMNIVQSHTTSNANSIAQKAAAEALSGHRAEINRMVAEFQTRRNCMLAKLRRIPGISCYEPQGAFYLFPNASTYYNTEHGGMKIRNSYGLAYYLLKEAGVAVVPGSAFGAEENIRLSYATSMDNIEEGTERIIEAMSRLKESPKYKRVALQNVMTHPRAATKAETAVSLEERDALVQEAEAALPYDRYFEWNANINGIIIQLRTNVPHLYDFWVENWYPAQLESDLEPHGVIYAVDGVPGRTPYAYYNPDMKTAVLFNTSYYGQVRNWALAMVAQASERLLDVHGVRAACVDYGGLGLALIGPKGLKRGSTFFRLLEDDDARFLTNDWAFVRYRGNEAVADAPERKLYFKTAIARTFPRYARIFDRSKCENVVTTRADWTNMKELGDECPLDLGEPYCYWGSADSRAMVDPAWIGGPDKYVKRSRLQAVVLLSYEPHARGVEKLSEADALDYITEGKYRLPDGAGVSPFKTQPFFNPYMLVSSPDQEDLQRRNFHQLFRVAQAYKVNVASIPPEALKARIRDLMG
- a CDS encoding SPFH domain-containing protein; amino-acid sequence: MSPLVIVIIAVVIVVAAIVVVVLKNYRKVGPNEVLIISGGRKRTVTLPDGATREVGYRFRIGGGTFVKPFIEQAEILPLEIIPMDIQVADAISTNGIRCTFKGTAEVKIAGDEGSIHLAAEQFLGKPLTDIRDVALRTLEGSTRALIGTMNLESINRNRKDFAGKVFQDVSAYFTNMGLKLLSYNLKEITDPSGYLEALGKPRIVEAQRDAEVAEAQAARDAIIKSAEAKKEGDIAKILAETKVAEAHQDSESKRAELQKELNRKKADADFAYELERHKLNQELKAEEAKVRLIEKESAIELEKREIERVEQELQARVRKPAEAEQFRVEAEAKGMAEAKRIQGLIEAELIEKVGEAEADALRRKGESWNSYSQPALLQMIFEKLPELAREMAAPMSKVDKIVLVSSDGKLGTSKITGELAAMMSQLPTVVKELSGFDLEGWLKKLADGTKQEKARVSGKPSTTSNPDKG